A part of Bacteroidota bacterium genomic DNA contains:
- a CDS encoding histidine kinase, whose translation MTDNIDTKFSSNNRVNEILEVIYAFARLDFNKKVTISGENDALDGIGTGVNMLGEELNHSSVTVREKEQLLKEIHHRVKNNLQIVSSLLSLQSESVEDARYLNMIRESKNRINSMALVHEMLYKSKDLNKVELKEYIHRLTQSLVSSFSTEKDKVAMQLTVGENIFLEIDKMIPVGLILNELISNSFKYAFTTPENNEIKILLIRAGDLLKLEVSDNGIGIDESQSKSSSLGLQLIRMLSEQLNGTCIFRNDNGAKFELIFPL comes from the coding sequence ATGACTGATAACATAGATACAAAATTTTCCAGCAATAACAGAGTAAACGAAATTCTGGAAGTAATCTATGCTTTTGCTCGACTTGATTTCAATAAAAAGGTAACAATCAGCGGAGAAAATGATGCCTTGGACGGAATTGGAACTGGCGTAAATATGCTGGGAGAAGAACTGAATCATTCTTCAGTAACTGTTCGCGAAAAAGAACAACTCTTAAAAGAGATACATCATCGCGTTAAAAACAACCTTCAAATAGTTTCCAGCTTATTGAGTTTACAATCAGAAAGTGTTGAAGATGCACGCTATTTAAACATGATCCGTGAGAGTAAAAACAGAATCAACTCCATGGCTTTGGTGCATGAAATGCTTTACAAATCCAAAGACTTAAATAAAGTTGAATTAAAAGAATACATTCACAGGCTTACGCAAAGTTTAGTTTCATCATTTTCTACAGAAAAAGATAAAGTGGCTATGCAACTAACTGTTGGAGAGAATATATTTTTAGAAATAGATAAAATGATTCCTGTTGGATTAATATTAAACGAATTAATTAGTAACAGTTTCAAATACGCATTTACTACGCCTGAAAACAACGAAATTAAAATACTTCTTATCAGAGCCGGTGATTTACTAAAATTAGAAGTAAGCGACAACGGTATAGGTATTGATGAATCTCAAAGTAAATCCAGCAGTTTAGGCTTGCAATTAATCAGGATGCTAAGTGAACAATTAAATGGAACTTGTATCTTTAGAAATGATAATGGTGCTAAATTTGAATTAATTTTCCCGCTATAA
- a CDS encoding histidine phosphatase family protein, with the protein MKELILIRHAKSDWANEAIKDIDRHLNDRGYADAYQLSQWYKSEFTLPDLLLSSPATRAINTAYIFARTFGIPEAQVMVNGDLYESTMQDYLEIISKLDKKNNRVMLFGHNPAITNLTNELNKDLLFENVPTCGIIKIGFPYENWKEVADKKHGQLLLNKFPKSFK; encoded by the coding sequence ATGAAGGAACTGATTTTAATACGCCATGCTAAGTCGGACTGGGCGAATGAAGCGATTAAAGATATCGACCGTCATTTGAACGACAGAGGATACGCAGACGCCTATCAGTTAAGTCAATGGTATAAAAGTGAATTTACTCTACCTGATTTATTACTGAGTAGCCCTGCAACGCGTGCCATTAATACCGCGTATATTTTTGCCAGAACATTTGGTATTCCTGAGGCTCAGGTAATGGTGAACGGCGATTTGTATGAAAGCACCATGCAAGATTATTTAGAGATAATTTCTAAACTCGATAAAAAAAATAACCGTGTTATGTTATTCGGACATAATCCGGCAATTACAAATCTGACGAATGAACTGAATAAAGATTTGTTATTTGAAAACGTACCAACCTGCGGAATTATAAAAATTGGTTTTCCTTATGAGAATTGGAAGGAAGTGGCAGATAAAAAGCATGGGCAACTGTTGTTAAATAAATTCCCGAAAAGTTTTAAATAA
- the ppk1 gene encoding polyphosphate kinase 1: protein MAKKSFPYINREISWLSFNERVLQEAADKTTPLIERIKFLGIFSNNRDEFYRVRVATVRRLSKLGRKAVSLYGEDPKELLPKLQRKVIEQQNRFEEIYTEILKELADNNIFMINERQLNENQIAYIKNYFHSDVLPALFPIMVDDTKSFPYMKDKSGYLFVKLISIAEKKKNKFALIEIPSKILNRFVVLPTEDEKKYIILLDDIIRYCVNEIFEVFGFRSVESYNIKLTRDAELDIDNDVSKSMLEKISKGIKDRKKGLPVRFVYDAAMPNDMLSFIMKKLGMDKKDNAIPGGRYHNFKDFINFPTLGEKKLIYKHQPPLEHGLLQNTNKTILDTLFHKDILLHYPYHTFNHIINLLREASIDPRVESIKITLYRVADSSKIANALINAIKNGKKVVVLVELQARFDEENNIYWANKLQEEGAHVIYGVTGLKVHSKLFLITSRIKGKEVKVAHVGTGNFNEKTARIYTDFSLLTANKLITDEVNKVFDFYVDNFKVGQFKHLAVAPFYMRKTFVSLINKEIANAKAGKKSGIILKMNSLVDREMIVKLYEASNAGVPVQLIVRGACSLVTGIDGYSKNIVAYSIVDKYLEHARVFIFHNGGEEKIYLTSADWMSRNLDSRSEVAVPIYDKEIRKQIKDIINIQLAGNTKVRILDPFQENIYKKPQPGERKIRVQDEVYEYIKESNKTYSKSKVELSNIK from the coding sequence ATGGCAAAAAAGAGCTTCCCATATATCAATCGTGAAATCAGCTGGCTTTCATTTAATGAAAGAGTTTTGCAAGAGGCCGCCGATAAAACGACACCGCTGATTGAAAGAATTAAATTTCTTGGTATTTTCAGTAATAATCGTGACGAGTTTTATAGGGTTAGGGTAGCCACCGTTAGACGTTTAAGTAAATTGGGACGTAAAGCGGTTTCCTTGTATGGCGAAGATCCTAAAGAACTATTACCAAAACTTCAACGAAAAGTAATTGAGCAGCAAAATCGTTTCGAGGAAATTTATACGGAGATTTTAAAGGAATTGGCCGACAATAATATTTTCATGATTAATGAGCGGCAGTTAAATGAAAATCAAATTGCCTATATAAAAAATTATTTTCATTCGGATGTATTGCCTGCTTTGTTTCCCATCATGGTGGATGATACCAAGAGTTTTCCGTATATGAAAGATAAGTCAGGCTACTTGTTCGTGAAGCTGATTTCCATTGCGGAAAAGAAAAAGAACAAATTTGCCCTTATCGAGATTCCTTCTAAAATTCTCAATCGTTTTGTTGTATTACCAACAGAAGATGAAAAGAAATACATTATTCTTCTTGACGATATTATCCGTTATTGTGTAAATGAAATTTTTGAGGTATTTGGTTTCAGATCAGTTGAATCATATAATATAAAATTAACGCGCGATGCCGAGCTCGATATTGATAATGACGTAAGTAAAAGCATGCTCGAAAAAATATCGAAGGGTATTAAGGATAGAAAGAAGGGACTGCCGGTTCGATTTGTATATGATGCGGCCATGCCAAACGATATGCTTTCGTTCATTATGAAGAAACTTGGAATGGATAAAAAAGATAATGCTATTCCTGGTGGACGATACCATAACTTTAAGGATTTCATCAATTTCCCAACCCTTGGCGAAAAGAAATTAATTTACAAGCATCAACCGCCTTTAGAACACGGTTTGTTGCAGAATACCAATAAAACAATTCTGGACACACTTTTTCATAAGGATATTTTATTGCATTATCCTTACCATACATTTAATCACATTATTAATTTATTGAGGGAAGCGTCTATTGATCCACGCGTTGAGTCGATTAAAATTACTTTATACCGAGTGGCAGATTCTTCCAAAATTGCCAATGCACTCATTAATGCCATAAAGAACGGAAAGAAAGTTGTGGTGTTGGTTGAATTGCAAGCGCGTTTTGATGAGGAGAATAATATTTATTGGGCTAATAAATTGCAAGAAGAAGGAGCGCATGTTATTTACGGGGTAACCGGATTAAAAGTACACTCTAAGCTTTTTTTAATTACCTCACGCATTAAAGGTAAAGAAGTAAAGGTGGCGCATGTAGGAACCGGTAACTTCAACGAAAAAACGGCAAGAATTTATACCGATTTCTCATTACTTACTGCCAATAAATTAATCACCGATGAAGTAAATAAGGTTTTTGATTTTTACGTTGATAATTTTAAAGTCGGACAATTTAAACATTTGGCAGTTGCGCCATTTTACATGCGTAAGACTTTTGTTTCATTAATAAACAAGGAAATTGCAAACGCTAAAGCGGGAAAAAAATCAGGCATTATTTTAAAAATGAATAGCTTGGTTGACCGTGAAATGATTGTGAAATTGTATGAGGCTTCCAACGCGGGTGTGCCTGTTCAACTGATTGTACGCGGCGCATGCTCTCTTGTTACCGGTATTGATGGGTATAGTAAAAACATTGTGGCTTATAGTATCGTGGATAAATATTTGGAACATGCCCGCGTTTTTATTTTTCATAATGGCGGTGAAGAAAAAATATATCTCACATCGGCTGATTGGATGAGTCGTAATTTGGACAGCAGAAGTGAAGTAGCGGTGCCAATATATGATAAGGAAATAAGAAAGCAGATTAAGGATATCATCAATATTCAGTTAGCGGGAAATACCAAAGTAAGAATCTTAGATCCTTTTCAGGAGAATATTTACAAGAAGCCCCAACCCGGAGAACGCAAAATAAGGGTGCAGGATGAAGTGTATGAATACATCAAAGAATCGAATAAAACATATAGTAAATCAAAAGTAGAACTCAGTAATATTAAATAA
- a CDS encoding DUF2130 domain-containing protein: MSNKSTIKCPNCQHEFEATDAFRDEVQRELNTKAKEWQAKKEEEYKKKEDLFQQQMTEALSKQKLNIEESIKKSVADEYENKLKLLADSNLKNEEKLKEARQKELEFLKKEQELKNKEAELDIQLQKKLNEERTNLLALIQKQEQERNSLKFKEFEKQIEDQKKLIDEMKRKAEQGSMQRQGEVQELALEEMLKSSFPFDRIEEVGKGIKGADCMQFVRDHTGRECGKIIYESKRTKAFTNEWIEKLKNDMRAQNADIAVIVTETMPKDMDNFGMKDGVWICNYNEIKSLAFVLRDGLIKINNALVSQDNKGDKMQMLYDFLTGNEFKQQIEAIVEGFSALKEGIGKERIQMEKLWKEREKQLEKVLLNTSHFYGSVKGIAGNAIGDIKTLELGE, encoded by the coding sequence ATGAGCAATAAATCAACAATAAAGTGTCCGAACTGTCAGCACGAATTTGAAGCGACCGATGCTTTCAGAGATGAAGTGCAAAGAGAGCTGAATACAAAAGCAAAGGAATGGCAGGCTAAGAAGGAAGAAGAATACAAAAAGAAGGAGGATTTGTTCCAGCAACAAATGACGGAAGCCTTAAGTAAACAAAAACTTAACATTGAAGAATCCATTAAGAAATCGGTGGCCGATGAATATGAAAACAAGCTGAAATTATTAGCCGATTCTAATCTGAAAAACGAAGAAAAACTGAAGGAAGCCCGTCAAAAAGAGCTGGAATTTCTCAAGAAAGAGCAAGAATTAAAGAATAAGGAGGCCGAGCTCGACATACAATTACAAAAAAAATTAAACGAGGAAAGAACAAATCTTCTTGCTTTAATTCAGAAACAAGAACAGGAAAGAAATTCTCTTAAGTTTAAGGAGTTTGAAAAACAGATTGAAGATCAGAAAAAACTGATTGATGAGATGAAACGAAAGGCCGAGCAAGGCAGTATGCAGCGCCAAGGGGAAGTACAAGAGTTAGCCCTGGAGGAAATGCTGAAATCAAGCTTTCCATTTGATAGAATTGAAGAGGTTGGAAAAGGCATCAAAGGGGCCGATTGTATGCAGTTTGTGCGAGACCATACAGGAAGAGAGTGCGGAAAAATCATCTATGAAAGTAAACGTACCAAAGCTTTCACAAACGAATGGATTGAAAAGTTGAAGAATGATATGCGGGCGCAAAACGCCGATATTGCGGTTATAGTTACAGAGACTATGCCCAAAGACATGGATAATTTCGGTATGAAAGACGGTGTTTGGATATGTAATTACAATGAAATTAAATCGCTTGCGTTTGTACTTCGCGACGGACTTATTAAAATCAATAATGCCTTGGTAAGCCAGGATAACAAAGGCGATAAAATGCAAATGCTCTATGATTTTTTAACCGGCAATGAGTTCAAACAGCAGATTGAAGCCATTGTGGAAGGATTCAGCGCTTTAAAAGAAGGAATTGGCAAAGAAAGAATTCAAATGGAAAAACTGTGGAAAGAAAGAGAAAAGCAGCTGGAAAAAGTGCTTTTGAATACCTCACATTTTTATGGATCCGTTAAAGGAATTGCCGGAAATGCTATCGGTGATATTAAAACTTTGGAACTAGGCGAATAA